aaaatacgtaatCTGTCTAGATCCatctaatatctaatatatcttacatattattataataactaataaggatTACTTTTGAAAACTTACTTTCATACATGGGTGAAGAACTTGTTTCTGGCTCTGGGTTTTGACGTTTCGGAgtaaatacatacttttttaatttattaatagtactcattattttattattaaatatatttaagtaatataacacTTGACACAACAAAAGTGTAACGACTGAAATACTGAATAGTTTTcacttttctattttttactataaaatgtaaggGTCGGGCCACACTAcagtattataagtaaattcatGAAGCGGTAcacgacgacggcgacgaaCAGTGAAACCAGTACGTATAGCGCgtctaaatttaaacatgaatGTTTATTTCGCGAGCAGTAAAACCGTCCGAACtcatgacaaaatatatattataataatatctaatgaacattatttatttattgttgttatttatagcTGATAACTTGATTTGCCACAGTAAATAAACCTATTTtccataaacattaattatagattttcatatattttaatatttaattaatttttttctaaataaatagattctGACCACAGTAAAcaattttccaatattttctacattttcCAGGGGGGGACATGTCCCTCCCTTGCCCCCCCCATATGGGCGCCCTTGCGTGCATCGTGAATgtacaattacaattaatttataagtgttgttttatttttcataatacctaatttaatacGCCTCGTTTCAAATCTAATTATAGCGGTTACCACCAATCATTGGACTttggatatattttaacttataataaatataatcaactgTAGTGTATAAAacgaattaaaatgaaaacattcaaaataaatctacaatgcattttacaaacaaatttcaaaactacctattttttattacaactagtatgtatcatatttacatattctGATCctctattctataataaaaatatatagttaaaataggtaatattaataggtattatttttgatgatgATTTATgagtattgtaaaaaaatgtgtgtagTTCGGTACTTACAGCATGTAAACAGGGCTTATTCTAATGCGCACTTGGGTTTGTTTTGCTTGTTTGGAAAagcaaaatatcaatattagcgtagttgattttttataatttattgtcgtgttaataagataatatagaaaatattagttcctatatgtattaatatgtttttaaatttgaaaaattaagctATTAGAAATTATAGACAAGAGCctttattgatgaatattttgttagtaGGTATTACATTAAACCTGTATAGCTAACcttgattataatttgtaatgctAATATTAGAAATGCATTTGTCGTTTTgggtaatgatttaaatttagtagatCTTGATATGTAGGTAGTAGATATAAAGATTAAACATAATAGATTAGAAGAAATACAACAAGTGTCATTGCCTAAATTATAGCTAATGCAACATTTATCTGCAGAGTCCaatgagttaaaaaatatcactatTTTAAATGCTCGTGTTAGTCACAACACTGACGTCGaacaattaataagtaaaagaaattttaataaatcaataaaccgTCAAAGTTTGTATGTAGAAACACTAGAAacggaaaattaatatttttttattcattttaacatGCCTGGAGCCTGCTATTCAAAATTGAGATTCAAGACCAGCAATATAGatatagaaaatatgaaataatgaaaaaaaaaaatgataaattatgaatttcgtATCAAAGACTCATGTGCTGAAGTCAAAGAACAAGAATGATTTAatgagatttttatagcagTTTCAAAAAGAAAATCTAATGATGGAAAAAATcaaactgaaaataattttaaaaaaagaacgtTCTAACATTGTGTTGTGttgtattaattaagaaaaaagatCAAGTggatatcgctctgctgtatagtagaaatAGATatgagtaggtcactataatagatgtgttaaatttgaatgcaatgacaggtatcattgcatatgaaaaacaattctgaacggagatgatttgtcagtatAGGATAATTATttgagcatattatattattacctatgattaaattgtaatatatcattattttactcgatttcgtaaaaaaataaatttcatacgcttataaaattgtttctatattgacgctgtAGTTCTTTTTTACATTcatttgaagaaaaagttatggaGAACCTTGTGCTGGGTTTTTTAGCTTTAGATAtgaattacaaacattttatcaattttcaacttcaaaattccttgaaaattttcgcgattttgacatattttgtaaacatttgaactattaatgtttataaacaaaaattgtgactaacggtttttaaattttattttactacaataagAACAACTtgtatttcaagaaaaaaaatttagaaaaatcgaaaatttcaatggtCTATAAATAGtcttaaaaaattctaaatattttgaaaatttaatcgtaaatagataatgctaatatataaatttggtgaaaatttcaagtattcacAGTAATTCGCTTTTGAGTtacaacaaaatcaaaaaatagattttgtcgaaaagtgattatgcgtaaaaattcccgtttttccgttACTTTTTCAGGGTATTTTTGATGCTTATGAAAACTACTGGATATTTCAATTACTTTTTCAAAGAGGGGcagaagtcaaaaatcaaagctttattactactccaaaacgtgatgacagacacaaaaataaaaataaaaaaagaaacacacattattgtaaaatcaatacattcatcactccgttcagaatctaaaagttAAGtagacattaattaaaataaaatattttaaacgcgAAACacgaatgtttattattttatttcttattaataggttaaattttaaattattccacttaaaagctaaaaatgttatcattttttactataataacaggTATCTGatgttatatttcaatatacctatagttcTAAGTTCTATTTTGATaggcttattttttaaataaagtgcgtagttgattaaaattcttaaaataagcTCTGCgtgtaaaaatactatatttatagcaTTATAAATGGTCCTTAATGTTGCATTTTCACGATGTAGataactatgtataaaaaGAAGGCCTATACTATAATCAAcctgaatataattttgtggATTAAAAAATTccagaatataattaatataaattccagGGCCGTAATATCCTGGTTGGAAAAACCTGGCCGCCGAACGTTTTCAgtgtaattcataatttttttcgaaattagaaaaaatattaaaaatcaggagattaatgaaattaaaatgttgaaacgtcaatattttcaaaaaaaaaaatgaattccacaaaatggctatcttaaatttttttgaaaataactaaataaaaaatatatttttaaactttttttccaaaacattaaaataaattaacacgtGCAATATTTGTAATTCTTGCCCCTgtgaaacttattaaataattaaaatcatgatATCCCCATTATTTCGGGAGATgtcgcaatgggtaaattcTCATGGGACACCCTGTATAGTTGTACCTAATTGTTGAACTgcattaatttagatattggaagctattaaaataaaaaacaaagtaagtaggtacctagctTAGTATCTTCCTATAACATGCATCTATGGTGACTGGtgaccaatatttttttacagagtgtattaaaaaaaaaaaatgtttggcaGACTAAAAAATGGTTTGTATAcatcagaatctaaaaatcagaaaataatcatttctgtaaatagcttaaaaaatttcaaatacattttattttattatttaaattaactgctgatatacatatttagagTACGAGTATTGTATAAGGTTACTTGTATAACCCTAATTATAactctttaattaaaaaatcatagttacatttttgaagtaacaaaaaataatactgactTCCAACTCAttgtcattaataatttattgttcattttaataaaaattctaataaataaaagaacattttatttacaatttaaatgatcattaatttataatgtagatttattagcatttactagcataaattataatttaataccataatgtacattattaatttaatgaatttatttcgcaaatgttttaattttaggtattaattatgaacattattagtaaatagaaaattataaataatatattaaattgataatccatttaaaattgtttttaaaataaactgctATTCTATAACAGTAAACAGTTTTATATCTTTTGAAGAAAATCCCATACAactcataatacatttaatttattaaaatgaaaattatattaatgattattttaagcatattttattattctccaTTGATTACAACAgaaggtatttaaattttcattctgtattgttttttttttttttgcataagcctttaaaaagtaaataaaacgaCTTGTAGCTTCTATTATACATGCATatgtaagaatatttttgttgatcttaattaaataaacaaaattattcaaattacttaagcaaataattttttttttgctttattcctattaattgtattcgttataaatatatataatataatatatgaaatgtgTTTAAGATAAAAGTGCAAAACCAGTAGTTTGCATTATAGCTGGAGAAGTATGGAAAAGtaattatgtattcaatttaaatgaattaccaGAACGTTGTGACATATATTCAGTAGGTCAATTTGCTTTTGACCGTGATGATTGTATCTATGTAATGGAAAAAgatgaaagtaattataaacattttaatacacatacaatttatCGTTGATTATAGTATGTAGTTCACGTTTTTCTTATGTCATTGGGGATTGGGATGTACAAATGGCTACTTCTGTCAACTTGTAATATGTATGGGATAATCTGTGTACAACAgtgataaattaagtatttattattataaaaacaaatgttttcaaaaacatttcaagCCAATATAAGGAATTGTATGacattattttcagttttaaaattattactattttatataggaaCATATTAGTCATAGGCACAAATAGCGTTTGAGATTTTGGGGGCTGAAGCCCTAGCTACTGAATGAAGCATTGAAGCATTTATACAGGGAATTAACacctaaacaattttttaatacaacataTAGGGATATCGTATACTGCTtacttaattacaatattgacagaaaataaaacttactaaacattttttttaaatctgctATTTCATctagttataatagttttcaaaattatatttataatatataatatacattatacatttatacaccaCATAATTTTTAGGAAAACGTATAATAGCCAAATGGTATATCAGTTGTAATATGAGCTGCAACAATAGATTCCGTAATAAGAATGCTTATTATTCTTAGTTCTTGGTAGGTATTATGGTTTATGGCTAAAAGTttacaatgtacaataataataaaaataataccacgataaataaaatttgttcatttacatattcttaaaaatacgaacACGAATTTtgcattataaactttaataatactgataaagcttaaaaaaaaattaggaaaGGTTTGAAGGGGCTATTGAAGTGTTTAGGAGGTTTAGCCCCTAAAGCCTTCCCCCCTATTTGCGCCTatgatattagttataatatatcataatctaaaatgaaatatgtatattttttaaaaaattgtggtttaaaataaatataaaaattgaggtGCATATAAAAGAATTGTGGACAAAAAATGTTGTGAGGTACAATTGTTAACTTCGCTATTGATAACTAATGTcttaataatgacaataaaaaaataatcaattattcaaTACTTGAAATAGTAGAtgtaaattctttatttaaacaattatttactgattacaaacacaaaaaaaaaaatcaatattgtgAAATCGATTAAATATAGAACTGTGTTTTATATCACGGTTATTAGTCGttcattaaataacaaaaacgtgAAATTGATAGTTATAGTTGACAGTGACGGTGACCAAACAAGtttttgtaggtatttataaatatcaataaagtggtcatttaactattaaaaactgtacattaaatactttatctaattataattatattttaataaatttaggtGCAATTAAAAGCTTAACAGAAGCTAATAAAGTCGTCTATCTAACCATTGGATTTGTAAATAATGATGATTGGTGGTCAATATTTAATCCTTCAGATGCTAATGAATATAAGACTCAAAAATTTGATCCATtagtagattttttaaataaatacaaacttagtggtctttttatttattttccatcACTATTAgatgtaagtaaaataatacataattaatatcacataaatcgtacatatttaaaagttctaatataaattgaatgtaaAATGGTTAATTTTGACCATGTAAAAATAACCGTCAATTTACagcaatcaaaatttaaaaaaaatttccatcggtttttttttaagaatatattaagctTTGAAAAGGGTAAAGAAATTgtggtaatttttttgaattattgttttatgtatgtgtatttttgAGCACGGCGGCAATGCGTTATCGATGTACATGTTCCGAATGTCGTCGGAACGTCTGTGGTctgttctatataatatataatatatatatatatattataggataaATGTGTGCgcgaaactataaaaaaaaaaaaactataatagccTCGACGGAAGCATAATGATACTATGTGTAATTATCGATAACGTATCGACAGTTGTGAATCGATTGCAGCCGTATCGACTCTGACTAAGGCATACGCGATTTCATGTAAAGTATTGCTCAGCAATATATTTCAACTTATCATTATCGgtattatcaaaaacatattgtttCTTCTTTTGAAATTTGGCGTGCAAAATTCAATTAACTGTcgactaatttttgttttgatttgtgtctgtaattttttttgatcctttaaaaaaaaacacacacacacacacatcattgtagaaccaatacattcatcactccgttcagaatcaaaaaaataaaaaaaaattcatatatatatctataaatagctcaaaatgagttaaaatattttgaaaattttatcataaaaatgaaatgcaATCACAATCTTATACTttctttgaaaatgttaagtatctatgcgtttattagtttttgaaaaaataatttaattttgtcgaAATCTGGTGTTGCGTAATAATTCCTGTTTTCCTATACTTTTTTCCAGTTTTCCCGGTCAGTATACAAAGtactgaaacatttttatttttgaccttCCCAAGTTGAAAActgaataacttttaatagttttacttgaaattaatatatgttatattatatgaagagTGGTATCCATTTgctcaattttttatgataacgttttatttgatttttggatAATCATAATATCCTCTTcgataatatagaatttttatttatacatgccGTGCACCAGTATCacagcaaaataataataatacggtagttaaataatatttttgtcaccGACTGCCACCAAGTCACCGCCAGGTTGACGGTAATCAGAATACAGGTTATTACGTGATTCTGGTCtgattaatagtaatacactCTTACGGAATTCATTAATCACTCAAATTTATTTCCATGAAAGAATAAcatttatgcaaaataaaaataatgtttttatacaaaaatgaatatacgatgtattatgtattgtttatttttattaattataatatgatatatttttagagtgatattcaaaatgtgtttcaaaaaataagcGATTTTGTCACttcaattaaagaaaaaatagatgGATTAAAAGTTGGTATAGTGTTTTATGTAACGGATCagatttcaaataaaactcgtaataaatttgtattggatatttttatgtttcataatatttttttaatattttcattacaataattacattcTTTAAGGTTTTGATTTTACAttgataaatgaaataatggaTCATTATGTCATTGATTTGTCAATGTTGAACGAATGTGatgataattcaaaaatatacggGTTGAGTCCAATATCTAGTGAAACTATGGTTTCTATTgtacatacttatttttaaatataggtaacatttgctaatttaaaattaattactaattattattcaggATCAAGTTACATGTGTTGTAACTAATTCAACTGTGGATCAATCAAAATTGTTTGCTAAGATACAAGTATCTGTACTAATTCCAAAAGATCTGGTTGGAGAAGGCGTTAAGACCGTCACAACTTATTCTATAGTATGATTAATCAATAATCTTTATCTCTAAATAATCATgtgattatgtttaaaatgggGGAGAGTAGGTAATTGCTTTACTGTACAGTATAGGTATCAAATGAACCTTGTCATTGAGCGTTAAGTCATTGTAATGATATGTGTTTGAATACAATGATAAATCTTTacatattgaaaaacaattctcAACGAAGATGGTTTGCagcactatatttatatatattatacatggctattatagtaatttatttaaaattagttatacgTTAGttcggtattttaatttttaatggtctATGAAAATCActacaaaaatcttaaattgtattttacaaaaattaatctgCCCCTTCCCCTTCCACGAAAAAAAATCCTGACTACGCCACTGCGTtagtgtaaattaataaaaaaattgaaattattgtgtgtataaaatataattgtagaaatatactaataatatacttacacaaGAGTTTCAAgtctttacaaataatattttttgaaatattacgaagtattaaaattgttatccttcatttacaatatttaaattacataaatccatgcaaattattgcatttctttctcaaaatatataaaattcataaatgtatatataattgtacattttagattctaagcgtagctatgaatgtattgattttataatgatgtgttttttttttgtactaaacacaataaattattgataatacttCGACTTTTCATTGATACTTGaaattctagttttttttttatataaatatagattaaaattattttatgggtagaaaatagaaatacttaaaaatttaatacaaaatcacacaaaatataatatatctgtataaaactataaaaatacattggtccaaattcttaaattatttcaagtaaAGATACTTACAAATAAGAACTGCAGATACCTAgttacacaaaaacaaaaatcagtcAAAAATATGCTAATATTACCTactcaataaacaaaattaaccaATACGATTATGTTAAACATCAATTATAAGTTTCCGAAAAAAACTtcataaaattctaattatttagaaataaatgttCTGGATTTTTTCACTTTAACCTCCTGCACAAGTACAAACTACGGTaggtactattaaattattatttaccactaattttttattttatttacgatcattctttttattttttgtgtctgtcatcacgttttggagtagtaatagtgctttaatttttgactCCAGCCCCTCCTTGAAAAGgaaattgaatctagttggtactttgggggTTTAAAAaggtagttttcaaaagcgtcaaAAAAAAACCCTGAAAATATGACtgaaaatctatatattagcgttatctaaattttcaaaatatttagaattttttaagaCT
This genomic stretch from Rhopalosiphum maidis isolate BTI-1 chromosome 3, ASM367621v3, whole genome shotgun sequence harbors:
- the LOC113557850 gene encoding uncharacterized protein LOC113557850 — translated: MDKSAKPVVCIIAGEVWKSNYVFNLNELPERCDIYSVGQFAFDRDDCIYVMEKDESAIKSLTEANKVVYLTIGFVNNDDWWSIFNPSDANEYKTQKFDPLVDFLNKYKLSGLFIYFPSLLDSDIQNVFQKISDFVTSIKEKIDGLKVGIVFYVTDQISNKTRFDFTLINEIMDHYVIDLSMLNECDDNSKIYGLSPISSETMVSIDQVTCVVTNSTVDQSKLFAKIQVSVLIPKDLVGEGVKTVTTYSIYCGDNDLAKSSKLCGNPSNLSYDQGAYVDKFYSGLYIECLDADDFECKCGCKNFPVTNIIIDGWEKCDFTACSKLDQN